The Mesorhizobium sp. B2-8-5 genome segment CTGGAGCAGCGGCTGGACCGGACGCGAGCCGACATGCCCGATCGCCCCGACCTGCGGCGGCCGGTCGAGCAGCCGCGTTATCCAAGCACGCAGCCTTACGGCCAGCCGCGCTGGTACGAGGATACCTATTCCGCGCAAAGGCCGCTGGACCGGCCGCAGCAGAATCCGGCACCGCAAAATCCCGGCCCGCAGAACCAATGGCCGCAAAATCGCGCCCCGCAAAATCCGACGCCCGCCGCGCCCGCCTTCGGCCAGAGCTACCAGGCGATCGCGCGTGACATCGACCGGGTGCGCGGCCAGGAAGACAGCGTCGCCATGGTCGGCAAGATCGCCGTCGAACTGCGCGGCCTGCGCGAGGAACTGCGCCACCAGATGACCGTCGGCCTGCAGCGCGAATTCGAAGCGTTCCGCCAGGACATCGATCGCGCCATGCAGGCCAACAGCCAGGGCGGCGCTCCGTCGAGCGGCATGCCCGACAAGAGCAGCGCCGAGCTCGGCCTCGAATTCGAGCGGCTTTCGGGAGCCATCCAGACGCTCGCCGAAAAAAGCGACGACCGCAGCGTCAACCTGCTGCGGCTGGAACTGGAACAGGTGAAGGGCGCGCTGGACACGCTGGCGCGCGAGGAAAGCCTGCAGAAGGTCGACCGCCGTTGGGACGACTTCGATCGCCGCTGGAGCGCCTTCGAGGACCGCGTCGACGCCGACCAGCGCAAGCGCGCCGAAGGCCCGAGCCTTTCGGTGCTGACCGATCGGCTCGAACAGATCAGCAGCGCCGTCAGCAACCTGCCGGAATCGCTTTCGCTGCGCTCGCTGGAGGAGAAGGTGCGCACGCTTGCCGGCGCGGTCGACCGTTTCGCCGGCCAGCAGACCGCGCGCGGTGGCGAGACGCTCGCCATGATCGACGAGCGGCTGGATGAGATTTCGCGCGCCATCGTCGCGTCGACGGTGGCCGCGCAGGCCAATGCCTTCGATCCCGAAAGCTTCGGTCGGATCGAGAAGCGCATGGCCTCCCTGGCGGTTCAGATCGAAGAGGTCGCACAGTCGCGGCCTGGAGCGGAAGTTCTGGATCGCCTCAGTCTCCTGTCCAGCCGTGTGGATCAGCTGGCGGGCAGGGCGGACCTGCCCGAGCAGGCCATGGAGCGGCTCGGCAAGCAGATCGCCTTGATCACCGACAAGATGGACCGCGCGCCGGCCCTGCCAGATGCCGACCAGATCTTCCAGGGCCTCGAGCAGCGCTTCGACGCGCTGTCAATATTGCTTGAGCGCCGCCAGGGCGATGCGATCGAACAGGGCAATATGCTGTTCCGCGATCTCGAGCGTCGGCTGGACGAGGTCGCGGACAGGCTTGACCAGCGCATGCGCCGGGACGAGAGCGCCGGCATCATGGAGGCGATCGACGCCCGCTTCACCGCTTTGGCCAAGCGCATCGAGACGCGCACGCCCGATCCCGCCAACGAGATGGCGATCCGCGGGCTGGAAAGCCGGCTCGAGGACATTTCCAGCCGGCTGGAATCGTCCGCGCAGCAGGTCGCGGGCATCGATCCGGCACTGATCCGCAGCCTGGAAGCGCAGGTCGCCGGCCTCTCTGCGCATCTTTCCAAGCCCGGCACGCCGCTGCCCGAGTTCGAAGACATCAGCCCGCGCCTCAACCAGATCGAGAAGTCGCTGGCCGGCACGCGCGATTCCATCCTGAGCGTGGCGCGCGAGGCGGCCGAGAGCGCCGTCAAATCGCTTTCCGACTCGACGTCCAGCACGGCCCAGACCAACGCGACCGCCGTTGCCGGCCTCGCCCAGGACCTGAAGACGCTCGAGGCGCTCACCCGGCGCTCCGACGAGCGCAACTCGCGGACATTCGAGGCGATCCACGACACGCTGCTGAAGATCGTCGACCGGCTGGGCTCGCTGGAAACGAGCGAGGCCAGCGAAGCGGTCAGCGAGTTGGTCGATCCGCAACCGGCCGGCAAGCGCGGCGGCCGCGGCGGCAAGATAGCGGTGCAGGACGCGCCTTCGATGGACATCGACCAGCCGCTGCCGCTCACGGGAGACATGGCCAGCCTGGAAGGCCGCGCGGCGGCGATCATGCGCGATGAGCCAGATGCGCCGCGCACGCCCGCGGAAGCCGCGGCCGCAGCGGCCATGGCAGCGCTCGGACCGGACGTGATCGGCGATAAGAGCGAGACGGCCGGCCGCAGGAAATCGATGTTCAGCGGCCTGGCGCGCGCCTTCAAGGGCAAGAAGGATGCGGATACGCAGCCGCTTGCCGGCTCGGCGCCGGTGGGCGACGTGCCAAGCGTCGACATCGATGAGCCGCTCGACCCCAAGGCCGCCAACCGGCCCTTGGAACCAGGTTCTGGCGCGCCGGACCTCAACGCCATCATGAAGCGTGTGCGCGACGAGCGTGGCGGCCAGCCGGCCCGGCGCGCCGAGGGCGACGCCGCCAAGTCCGATTTCATCGCCGCGGCCCGCCGCGCGGCCCAGGCCGCCGCCGCGGAAGCCGACACGCTGAAGCGGCAATCGACCATGACCGGCCCGGTGAAGGCGCTGAGGATAGGCGACCTGCTCAAGGCGCGGCGCAAGCCGATCCTGATGGCAGCGGCGGCGATCATGATGGCGCTGGCGGGCCTGCAGCTGGGCAAGGCCTTCTTGGCCGATCCCGTCGAAACGGCCAACAACCAGCCCGCCCCGATCGTCTCCACGCAGACGGTCGATACGGCTTCGCTCGATGCCACAGCCGCACCGAAGGCCGACACGGACACCGCGCAGGCCGAAAGCACCCCGGCCCGCCCCGTCAGGCAGGCAGAGCCCGTCAAGGACGCGGCGCCGGCCGCTTCCTTCCCCGCAAGTCCTGAAGCTGCCACCGCCATGCCGGCCGAACCGACGCCCGCGCCAGTGGCGCTTGCCGCGCCTGCCGCGCCGGCGCCGGCCCCGATGGCGTCGGCGACGCCGTCCGAACCTGCCGCAGCCGCCACCGCGACGGACACGGATGGCGACACGCAGCCGATGGCCAAGGCCCCAGAGACGGCCAGCCCCGCAGCCGGGAGCCCCCCCGCCGGCGCGCCGGCTGCCACCTCCGCCGACACGACAGGCGCCGTGCCGCCCGCGGCAAGCCAGACGGCCGCGGCCAAATTCGACATTCCCTCCGAAATCGGTCCGGTGGCGCTGCGCGAC includes the following:
- a CDS encoding SEL1-like repeat protein; its protein translation is MNSKRSYLDTLNAGRQRRPQPSLEELNRSLETLEQRLDRTRADMPDRPDLRRPVEQPRYPSTQPYGQPRWYEDTYSAQRPLDRPQQNPAPQNPGPQNQWPQNRAPQNPTPAAPAFGQSYQAIARDIDRVRGQEDSVAMVGKIAVELRGLREELRHQMTVGLQREFEAFRQDIDRAMQANSQGGAPSSGMPDKSSAELGLEFERLSGAIQTLAEKSDDRSVNLLRLELEQVKGALDTLAREESLQKVDRRWDDFDRRWSAFEDRVDADQRKRAEGPSLSVLTDRLEQISSAVSNLPESLSLRSLEEKVRTLAGAVDRFAGQQTARGGETLAMIDERLDEISRAIVASTVAAQANAFDPESFGRIEKRMASLAVQIEEVAQSRPGAEVLDRLSLLSSRVDQLAGRADLPEQAMERLGKQIALITDKMDRAPALPDADQIFQGLEQRFDALSILLERRQGDAIEQGNMLFRDLERRLDEVADRLDQRMRRDESAGIMEAIDARFTALAKRIETRTPDPANEMAIRGLESRLEDISSRLESSAQQVAGIDPALIRSLEAQVAGLSAHLSKPGTPLPEFEDISPRLNQIEKSLAGTRDSILSVAREAAESAVKSLSDSTSSTAQTNATAVAGLAQDLKTLEALTRRSDERNSRTFEAIHDTLLKIVDRLGSLETSEASEAVSELVDPQPAGKRGGRGGKIAVQDAPSMDIDQPLPLTGDMASLEGRAAAIMRDEPDAPRTPAEAAAAAAMAALGPDVIGDKSETAGRRKSMFSGLARAFKGKKDADTQPLAGSAPVGDVPSVDIDEPLDPKAANRPLEPGSGAPDLNAIMKRVRDERGGQPARRAEGDAAKSDFIAAARRAAQAAAAEADTLKRQSTMTGPVKALRIGDLLKARRKPILMAAAAIMMALAGLQLGKAFLADPVETANNQPAPIVSTQTVDTASLDATAAPKADTDTAQAESTPARPVRQAEPVKDAAPAASFPASPEAATAMPAEPTPAPVALAAPAAPAPAPMASATPSEPAAAATATDTDGDTQPMAKAPETASPAAGSPPAGAPAATSADTTGAVPPAASQTAAAKFDIPSEIGPVALRDAAAGGDAKALFEIGSRYAESRGVKEDMKAAAKWYEQSAELGFAPAEYRIGNFYEKGIGVARDIKKAKTYYQLAAEQGNASAMHNLAVLFAMAADGVTDNESATHWFQEAADLGVKDSQFNLGILAAKGVGMKQDLEESYKWFALVAKTGDKDAAAKRDEIANALRPEQLERARAATELWKAKPLNAAANSADVPESWQDSAPQTTASIDMKKAVKNIQLILNKNGYDAGGADGVMGGKTKTAIMAFQTDNKMKPTGEIDAPLVKALLAKK